The DNA segment ACATTTTGGTCTGAAGAGAATTTAACAGAATGCTCATTGTTTAATAACTGGTGATACAGTTGACGTTGCAATGCATTGATCTTGTATTGTTGATGTTACAGAAATCAGgaaagtgtgtttttgtttgttttttgtttgtttgtttgtttgttttttttgctgcagtagAAATTCATCTTGAGTTTGCCAAAAATGATATTGCCTTCTCTGTGTTTATCTGCTCTTTTGAGCATTGTGTTTGGAGTTCAAAACCACATAGATGTACTTTTTTTTGGAAAGGATGATTGAGTTCTGCAGATGTTTGTCTTTATGTGCTGCACTAAGTCAGTTAATAAAATACTGTGCTACAGTAAGAGCTGCCATTGAATATTTCCGAGAATGAGCTCAGCACTTTGCAAACAACTGCATTTATTCATGACTAATTTTGGCTGTGTTGATTAGCATTGTTTGAATTTTGTGGATTAGTGGTTCTGTATAATTAAGCATATTTACTTCACAGAGTTCTATTTTCAGTGATAAATGCTGTTTGTAATCTGAAACAGGAGCTGGGCGAAGGCTGAGGGGACCGGAACAAGGAGCGGAGGATGATTCAGTGAGTGTCACTCAAATGATTATTATTCAGTTTTAGAATACTTTTGGAAACCTTCTAAAAATGTGATATTTGAAAATTGGATCAACTACATAAGGACTCGTATGAGCCAAATAACAAAATCTTAATTCTGGGCTAATGGAGAGTGGATTTCCATGTAGAGCTTTATGAACTTCTGTGGGTTTGGGTGAGATTTGGTTCCATATTTACTTCTATATTCACATGCAGACAAATGACATACATGaggtttctttgtttttttttgttttttttaaaaaaaaattgctgataTTCCTAGGTATGTGAGGAGCCTGAGATTTTAGAGCAGGAAAGACCTCGTCCTCAAGGTTCATCCCCAGTAGAAGAATTTCCGATTGAAAAACAGGTAAATATAATCCTTAATACAGCTTTAGTTCAGCTAAAATCAGTGAAATTATTAAACGCGTCTTAAATATGCATGTATTGTTTTGTCAGGCTGAGGAGGATATCTCCGATTCAGCATACAAGAgtggaaacaacaaaaaaagcaaaaaaggcgGCTTTGGATCTCTGTTTGATAAGCGCACATCTgacaaaatgaatgaaacagaGGTCAagcttaattaaataatttgtttttcattacacatacactttttacatatatttagtATCGTAAAAATGTTTTGAACAGATATacttgtatgtatgtacatttgAAAAGTCCCATGTCTATTTAAATTTAAagacaaattaaaaacaaatggtGTCTAACTGCATGCTGTTGCAAAATCTCCCACAAGTTTTAAATTGGGTTGGAATGTGTTGTCTGCCAAGGCCATAGCATATgatagaaataatttttttaagcaTCAAGCCATTCAGTGAGCATTGATATCATGTTAATGGGAGCATTAATGGGACAGAGACTATTTCTTTTAAGACTTTTCCTTTCAAGACAGAAATTAATTAATCGGTTTTTAAAATCCAAATGTTTGTGAAATCTACTTTATTAATGATTACTGTTATGTAGTTTATAAAAGATTTTTTGTTAACTTTTCCATCTGTGATTTCAGGACATGCAGACTGGTGAATCTGAAATGATTGTGAAAACAGTGAAAGAAGCATGTGTTGAGGGCTTAGTCGTGACAGGTGGAGGGAAAGAGGGGATCTTCATCAAAGAAGTGAAAGTAGATTCACCTGCTTCCAAACATCTAAGTGTAAAAGAGGGTATATAAAAGATTGCAATCATAGTTAATCACCCCCTTTGTGATTTGTGTCTTAATTTTCTAACTTTTATTTGCATTTCACCAGGTGATCAAATACTAAGTGCTAAAGTATACTTCGATAATGTTTCATATGAAGATGCACTTAAAATTCTTGAGCATGCTCAACCATATAAAATGGAATTCTGTCTAAGACGCAAAGTGGAACCAACCATACCAGAAAATGCTGAAATTATACATTCAAAGGTAACTGTAATTCAACGTTTCTTACATTAGATTACATACTTACATAGGTTTTGATGTCTAACATATCCCTTGTTTCCTTCCATAGGAAAAAGACCAGGGCTCACCAACAATGAGAAGTCAGAGAAAGATGAAAAAACAGCAAGAACGCATCTCATGGCCAAAGTTCCCTTCCTTTGGCAAGGGACCCAGAGTGCAATTCAAGAGATCTCACAGCACATCAGAAGCAGAGGAACACCGGAAATTAGAGATGAGCCCACCAACCAGTGACACTGAATCGCCACTAAAATCTCCCCTGAAATGTCCAGAtgaaaaagacaagaaaaaaaagcacaaagttCAACTAAAAATGAAGATGAAGGGCAACAGGAGCAAGTCAGTTGAGGAATCCCAGAGTAATGAGAAGGTGCTGGTTTGGGAAAATCAACAAGTGGATGATATATTAGAAGAAAAGATTCCGGAAGCACATGAGGAAAAAATACCAGAGATTCCACAGGTCATGGATGGAGCTGAAAATAAGGTTTCTCCGAAGACTGGAGATGCATTTCAGAGTTTGTCAGGAATGGAACATCATGAGGCTCATTTAATTAGTTTGGGCAACACATTGAAGACTACAGATATTTCAGTTGCTCTTGCAGAGGAAGGAAAAATAGAGAGCTCAGAAATGAAAGTTAGAATTCATCAGAAGGAGAAACCTGATGTTGGAACAAAGAACCAAGCAGAAACTATCAAAGCTTTGTACAAAATTTCAGATATATCTGCCTGTGACAATGTTGTATTATCACAGACAGGGGTAGAAATACCTCAACTTGACAATGACATCAGCAGACAGGGAATGAGAAAAGATAGttcagagaaaaaaatggaatatgGAAATGCTGAACTTAGCATGCCAAATTTAGATATTGGTGTAGGAGTAACAAAAAAATCTCCAGGGATTGGCAATGAGAAGCAAAGGAAGGAGAAATCTGTGTTTGAAAATGAGAGTTATGGGATTCGAACCAGAGGTCCATTGGCAGACATGGCCACATCAAAGACTCACTTTGTGAGCACAGTAAATGGGCTTCAGTTCATGTCACCAGATTTTTCTGAGATAATGCAAGTGGGGAAAATGTCTGATGGACATGCTGTAGACAAAGATTTAATTTTAGTGAAAACTACCAAGTTACCAACAGAAACTAGCGATTTTATTCTAGCTGATGTAGATAAAAGATCAGCATCAGAGTTTAAATTGCCAAAGGTAGATCATTCTGGAATTGTAACCCATGAACTAATCAAAATGACAGAGGTGGAAAAAATTAGGACGCACCTACCAAAACGAGAAGATATTGAAATTCCAGGgatggaaaataaagaaaaaaagaccagTTTTCAGACACCAGAAATTAAGGTTCCAAAAATTGAGAAAATTATAGATATCACAAAGGAGAGAGAAATCCAGGCTCTACAAACAGACGAAGAATTCAATGTTGAGGATGTTAAAGTGGCTGTTTCCAAGTTCCCTGCTTTTAAACTGCCTGAGGGGGACATAACAGGAGTTCTTGTTCAAAAAGAAATTGAACTGAAGTCAGATAGGTCTACATTGACCCCAAGGGGATCACCACATAAAATATCCATCACAAGTACAGACAGTGGCATTATTTTGCCTAAAACTAAAGTTGGTGAAGAAAAGTCACTAGATTCTGATGCTGTAGATAAGGACAGAGCAATAAAGATGCCCAATGTTGAGCTACCTTATATTGATGAGCAGACATCAATAGCAGTGCTGAAAATAGACTACACACAGCCACAGATAACAGATTATGGGAGATTTGAAGCTCTAAACTTTAAACTCCCAAAGCGGGAAGATATTGAAATACCAGGGATGGAAGCAGTAAAGGAATCAAATTTCCAGTGCACAGCAGATCTTGACCAAGCTGAAAAGCCAAAAACTAAAAAACATGGTGACAGGAAAGGTCATGAAAAGAaatcaaagaaaacaaaaataacaatcgAAGGACCTGAAGGCACAAAACTTGATACTCAGTCTCCAGATATTAGTACTGAATCACCAAAGAAGTATTCCTCTAAAATGGATGGTGGAGAACCAAAGATCTATGAGAAACCCAAATCCAAAACTCCTGACATAGGAGAATTTGAAAATATAGATGTTCAAGTACAGGAAACCAAGATTTTAGAAGATAACCTGGACTTGCCacaaaaaacagacacaaagtttgccaaaacaaaatttaaaattcCCTCAATCACCCTGCCAGAATTTGGGACTGAAGTTCCAACTGGAGAAATAGATATCACTGCTGTGGACGTGCAAGTGAAAGAAGCTGAAAAAAATTTACCAgaggataaaataaaattatcaaCTGAGCCATTTTGTTCGGATATAGATGGCACTGATGTGAATAAAGATAGACTGCCTGTCAGAGGTCAGGATACTGAAACTGAAGGGCAAGGAAAGAAGTTCAAATTACCAAAATTTGAGCTCAGTTTTCCTGAAGTAAAAGCACCAAGTATTATTTGTACTTCAAAGAAAGATGATGACAGTTCTGTATCAGAGGAAAGTGGTAAAGTGCCAGTAGTGCACTCACCTAAAGCAGAACCACCAGCTGTAAAACATGATGTGAGCACAGACCTACCAGACGCAGACTCTGAAATAACTGAAGTGAAAATTAAAAGGCCAGGGTTTTCATTTCCCAGATTTGGGATATCTAAATCTGAACATGCACCCCCAGCCTCTTATGTTACCAATGTTGATATGTCTTTACCAGAGGGACATACAGAAATGGATGATGCAAACACAAAAATTGCAATATCAGTGAAAGATGGTAAACAAAAGGATGCAACAAAGTTTGGTTCTCCAACAAAGTTCAAAATTCCTTCAATCAAGTTTCCAAATTTTGGAATGAAAGTTACAAAGTCAGCAGTAGAGACTTCTGATGTGGCTGTTGATGTTAAAGGAGCTGACATGAGTCTGCCACATACAGAATTAAAATTATCTACTGAGCCATCTGATATAAAAGAGCCTGatgtagacagacagaaggaatcTGTCAGTATGCAATTTACTAATATGGACATCCAAAGTGAGGCAAAAGGAAGTAAatttaaattgccaaaatttGGAATCAGCCTTCCTGAAGTAAAAGGACCAAAAATAGATATAGACAAGGCAGAAATTGACATTTCTATACCAGAGGGGAAAGTACAGGTGACTCGACCTGATAGTGAAGTGCAAGCTAGAACACCTGAAGTGAAAGTAGACATGTCAGTTGACAAAGTTAACATTCCAAAGACAGCAGCAGAGATTGATATTTCTGTTCCAAAGTCAAAAGTAGAAGTACATCCACCTGATGTTGAAATACAAGGTGTAAAAGGTCGAATAAATGCGGACCTGCCAAAAGTAGATTCTAAAGGTCTTGAAGTGAAAATGAAGACACCAGGGTTTTCTTTTCCTGGAATTGGAATTAGCAAACCAGACATTAAGTTTCCCAAAGGTGAAGTGAGTCTCCCAAATGTTGATGTGTCTTTGCCTCAAGGAAGTATAGAAATCGAACGACCATCTACAGATGTTGCAGTATCAGTGGAAGATGCAGAACAAAAAGGCAAATCAAAGTTAGGTTCTCCGACAAAGTTTAAATTGCCATCAATCAGCTTGCCAAAGTTAGAAGCTAAAGTTCAAAAAGCATCAATAGAGGTCTCTGATGTGGATTTCGATGTTAAAGGACCTGAAATAAATCTACCAGAAGGAGAGATGAAATTGTCAGCTGAGCCACTGTCAGTGGATATAAAATGGCCTGATCTAGATAAAGAATTGAAACCTCTCAGTGTGGAAATGAAAGGCCCGGATATCCAAATGAAGGAACAGGGAAGTAAATTCAAATTGCCAAAATTTGGAATCAGCCATCCTGAAATAAAGGGACCAACACTTGATGTGAGTTCAGACAAGGCAGAGTTTGACATTTCTATACCAAAGGCAAAGGTAGAAGTACATCCACCTGATGTTGAAGTGCAAGGTGTGACTGCTGGAATAAACATAGACCTACCAGAAGTAGATTCTAAAGAGACTGAAGTGAAAATGAAGACACCAGGCTTTTCCTTTCCTGGAATTGGATTTAGCAAACCAGACATTAAGGATGCTAAAGGAGAAGTGAGTCTCCCAAATGTTGATGTGTCTTTGCCTGAAGGAAGTATAGAAATCGAAAGACCATCTACAGATGTTGCAGTATCAATGGAAGATGCAGAACAAAAAGGCAAATCAAAATTTGGTTCTCCAACAAAGTTTAAATTACCTTCAATCAACTTGCCAAAGTTTGGAATTAAAGGTCCCAAGGCATCAGTAGAAGTCTCtggtgtggatgtggatgttaAAGGACCTGAAATAAAACTACCAGAAGGAGAATTAAAATTGTCAGCTGAGCCACTGTCAGTGGATATAAAAGGGCCTGATGCAGGCAAAGACTTGAAACCTCTCAGCGTGGAAATGAAAGGCCCGGATATCCAAATGAAGGAACAGGGGGGTAAAATCCAATTTCCAAAATTTGGAATTAGCCTTCCTGAAATAAAGGGACCAACATTTGGTGTACGTTCAGACAAGGCAGAGATTGACATTTCTATACCAAATGCAAAAGTAGAAGCACATCCACCTGATGTTGAAGTGCAAGGTGTAACTTCTGAAATAAAAGTAGACCTGCCAGAAATAGATTCTAAAGATACTGAAGTGAAAATGAAGTCACCAGGGTTTTCTTTTCCTGGAATTGGAATTAGCAAACCAGAATTTAAGGTTCCCAAAGGTGAAGTGAGTCTCCCAAATGTTGATGTGTCTTTGCCTCAAGGAAGTATAGAAATTGAAAGACCATCTACAGATGTTGCAGTATCAATGGAAGATGCAGAACAAAAAGGCAAATCAAAATTTGGTTCTCCAACAAAGTTTAAATTGCCTTCAATCAACTTGCCAAAGTTTGGAATTAAAGGTCCCAAGGCATCAGTAGAAGTCTCtggtgtggatgtggatgttaAAGGACCTGAAATAAAACTACCAGAAGGAGAATTAAAATTGTCAGCTGAGCCACTGTCAGTGGATATAAAAGGGCCTGATGCAGGCAAAGACTTGAAACCTCTCAGCGTGGAAATGAAAGGCCCGGATATCCAAATGAAGGAACAGGGGGGTAAAATCCAATTTCCAAAATTTGGAATTAGCCTTCCTGAAATAAAGGGACCAAAACTTGATGTAAGTTCAGACAAGGCAGAGATTGACATTTCTGTACCAAAGGCAAAAGTAGAAGTACATCCACCTGATGTTGAAGTGCAAGGTGTGACTGCTGGAATAAACATAGACCTGCCAGAAATAGATTCTAAAGATACTGAAGTGAAAATGAAGACACCAGGGTTTTCCTTTCCTGGAATTGGAATTAGCAAACCAGAATTTAAGGTTCCTAAAGGTGAAGTAAGTCTCCCAAATGTTGATGTGTCTTTGCCTGAAGGAAGTATAGAAATCGAAAGACCATCTACAGATGTTGCAGTATCAGTGGAAGATGCAGAACAAAAAGGCAAATCAAAATTTGGTTCTCCAACAAAGTTTAAATTGCCTTCAATCAACTTGCCAAAGTTTGGAATTAAAGGTCCCAAGGCATCAGTAGAAGTCTCtggtgtggatgtggatgttaAAGGACCTGAAATAAATCTACCAGAAGGAGAGATAAAATTGTCAGCTGAGCCACTGTCAGTAGATATAAAAGGGCCTGATGCAGACAAAGAATTGAAACCTCTCAGTGTGGAATTGAAAGATCATGATATCCAAATGAAGGAACAGGGAGGTAAATTCAAATTGCCAAAATTTGGAATCAGCCTTCCAGAAATAAAGGGACCAAAACTTGATGTAAGTTCAGACAAGGCAGAGATTGACATTTCTGTACCAAAGGCAAAAGTAGAAGTACATCCACCTGAAGTTGAAGTGCAAGGTGTGACTGCTGGAATAAACATAGACCTGCCAGAAATAGATTCTAAAGATACTGAAGTGAAAATGAAGACACCAGGGTTTTCCTTTCCTGGAATTGGAATTAGCAAACCAGAATTTAAGGTTCCTAAAGGTGAAGTGAGTCTCCCAAATGTTGATGTGTCTTTGCCTGAAGGAAGTATAGAAATCGAAAGACCATCAACAGATGTTGCAGTATCAGTGGAAGATGCAGAACAAAAAGGCAAATCAAAATTTGGTTCTCCAACAAAGTTTAAATTGCCTTCAATCAACTTGCCAAAGTTTGGAATTAAAGGTCCCAAGGCATCAGTAGAAGTCTCtggtgtggatgtggatgttaAAGGACCTGAAATAAATCTACCAGAAGGAGAGATAAAATTGTCAGCTGAGCCACTGTCAGTAGATATAAAAGGGCCTGATGCAGACAAAGAATTGAAACCTCTCAGTGTGGAATTGAAAGATCAGGATATCCAAATGAAGGAACAGGGAGGTAAATTCAAATTGCCAAAATTTGGAATTAGCCTTCCTGAAATAAAGGGACCAAAACTTGATGTAAGTTCAGACAAGGCAGAGATTGACATTTCTGTACCAATGGCAAAAGTAGAAGTACATCCACCTGATGTTGAAGTGCAAGGTGTGTCTGCTGGAATAAACATAGACCTGCCAGAAATGGATTCTAAAGATACTgaagtgaaaatgaaaacacCAGGGTTTTCCTTTCCTGGAATTGGAATTAGCAAACCAGAATTTAAGGTTCCTAAAGGTGAAGTGAGTCTCCCAAATGTTGATGTGTCTTTGCCTGAAGGAAGTATAGAAATCGAAAGACCATCTACAGATGTTGCAGTGTCAGTGGAAGATGCAGAACAAAAAGGCAAATCAAAATTTGGTTCTCCGACAAAGTTTAAATTACCTTCAATCAACTTGCCAAAGTTTGGAATTAAAGGTCCCAAGGCATCAGTAGAAGTCTCtggtgtggatgtggatgttaAAGGACCTGAAATAAATCTACCAGAAGGAGAGATAAAATTGTCAGCTGAGCCACTGTCAGTAGATATAAAAGGGCCTGATGCAGACAAAGAATTGAAACCTCTCAGTGTGGAATTGAAAGATCATGATATCCAAATGAAGGAACAGGGAGGTAAATTCAAATTGCCAAAATTTGGATTCAGCCTTCCAGAAATAAAGGGACCAAAACTTGATGTAAGTTCAGACAAGGCAGAGATTGACATTTCTGTACCAAAGGCAAAAGTAGAAGTACATCCACCTGATGTTGAAGTGCAAGGTGTGACTGCTGGAATAAACATAGACCTGCCAGAAATAGATTCTAAAGATACTgaagtgaaaatgaaaacacCAGGGTTTTCCTTTCCTGGAATTGGAATTAGCAAACCAGAATTTAAGGTTCCTAAAGGTGAAGTGAGTCTCCCAAATGTTGATGTGTCTTTGCCTGAAGGAAGTATAGAAATCGAAAGACCATCTACAGATGTTGCAGTATCAGTGGAAGATGCAGAACAAAAAGGCAAATCAAAATTTGGTTCTCCAACAAAGTTTAAATTGCCTTCAATCAACTTGCCAAAGTTTGGAATTAAAGGTCCCAAGGCATCAGTAGAAGTCTCtggtgtggatgtggatgttaAAGGACCTGAAATAAATCTACCAGAAGGAGAGATAAAATTGTCAGGTGAGCCACTGTCAGTAGATATAAAAGGGCCTGATGCAGACAAAGAATTGAAACCTCTCAGCGTGGAATTGAAAGATCAGGATATCCAAATGAAGGAACAGGGAGGTAAATTCAAATTGCCAAAATTTGGAATCAGCCTTCCTGAAATAAAGGGACCAAAACTTGATGTAAGTTCAGACAAGGCAGAGATTGACATTTCTGTACCAAAGGCAAAAGTAGAAGTACATCCACCTGATGTTGAAGTGCAAGGTGTGACTGCTGGAATAAACATAGACCTGCCAGAAATGGATTCTAAAGATActgaagtgaaaatgaaatcaCCAGGGTTTTCCTTTCCTGGAATTGGAATTAGCAAACCAGAATTTAAGGTTCCTAAAGGTGAAGTGAGTCTCCCAAATGTTGATGTGTCTTTGCCTGAAGGAAGTATAGAAATCGAAAGACCATCCACAGATGTTGCAGTATCAATGGAAGATGCAGAACAAAAAGGCAAATCAAAATTTGGTTCTCCAACAAAGTTTAAATTGCCTTCAATCAACTTGCCAAAGTTTGGAATTAAAGGTCCCAAGGCATCAGTAGAAGTCTCtggtgtggatgtggatgttaAAGGACCTGAAATAAATCTACCAGAAGGAGAGATAAAATTGTCAGCTGAGCCACTGTCAGTAGATATAAAAGGGCCTGATGCAGACAAAGAATTGAAACCTCTCAGCGTGGAATTGAAAGATCAGGATATCCAAATGAAGGAACAGGGAGGTAAATTCAAATTGCCAAAATTTGGAATCAGCCTTCCTGAAATAAAGGGACCAAAACTTGATGTAAGTTCAGACAAGGCAGAGATTGACATTTCTGTACCAAAGGCAAAAGTAGAAGTACATCCACCTGATGTTGAAGTGCAAGGTGTGACTGCTGGAATAAACATAGACCTGCCAGAAATGGATTCTAAAGATActgaagtgaaaatgaaatcaCCAGGGTTTTCCTTTCCTGGAATTGGAATTAGCAAACCAGAATTTAAGGTTCCTAAAGGTGAAGTGAGTCTCCCAAATGTTGATGTGTCTTTGCCTGAAGGAAGTATAGAAATCGAAAGACCATCC comes from the Hemibagrus wyckioides isolate EC202008001 linkage group LG03, SWU_Hwy_1.0, whole genome shotgun sequence genome and includes:
- the aifm2 gene encoding apoptosis-inducing factor 2 isoform X1, which translates into the protein MCDCFHLAFPNWHAPAAGAGRRLRGPEQGAEDDSVCEEPEILEQERPRPQGSSPVEEFPIEKQAEEDISDSAYKSGNNKKSKKGGFGSLFDKRTSDKMNETEDMQTGESEMIVKTVKEACVEGLVVTGGGKEGIFIKEVKVDSPASKHLSVKEGDQILSAKVYFDNVSYEDALKILEHAQPYKMEFCLRRKVEPTIPENAEIIHSKEKDQGSPTMRSQRKMKKQQERISWPKFPSFGKGPRVQFKRSHSTSEAEEHRKLEMSPPTSDTESPLKSPLKCPDEKDKKKKHKVQLKMKMKGNRSKSVEESQSNEKVLVWENQQVDDILEEKIPEAHEEKIPEIPQVMDGAENKVSPKTGDAFQSLSGMEHHEAHLISLGNTLKTTDISVALAEEGKIESSEMKVRIHQKEKPDVGTKNQAETIKALYKISDISACDNVVLSQTGVEIPQLDNDISRQGMRKDSSEKKMEYGNAELSMPNLDIGVGVTKKSPGIGNEKQRKEKSVFENESYGIRTRGPLADMATSKTHFVSTVNGLQFMSPDFSEIMQVGKMSDGHAVDKDLILVKTTKLPTETSDFILADVDKRSASEFKLPKVDHSGIVTHELIKMTEVEKIRTHLPKREDIEIPGMENKEKKTSFQTPEIKVPKIEKIIDITKEREIQALQTDEEFNVEDVKVAVSKFPAFKLPEGDITGVLVQKEIELKSDRSTLTPRGSPHKISITSTDSGIILPKTKVGEEKSLDSDAVDKDRAIKMPNVELPYIDEQTSIAVLKIDYTQPQITDYGRFEALNFKLPKREDIEIPGMEAVKESNFQCTADLDQAEKPKTKKHGDRKGHEKKSKKTKITIEGPEGTKLDTQSPDISTESPKKYSSKMDGGEPKIYEKPKSKTPDIGEFENIDVQVQETKILEDNLDLPQKTDTKFAKTKFKIPSITLPEFGTEVPTGEIDITAVDVQVKEAEKNLPEDKIKLSTEPFCSDIDGTDVNKDRLPVRGQDTETEGQGKKFKLPKFELSFPEVKAPSIICTSKKDDDSSVSEESGKVPVVHSPKAEPPAVKHDVSTDLPDADSEITEVKIKRPGFSFPRFGISKSEHAPPASYVTNVDMSLPEGHTEMDDANTKIAISVKDGKQKDATKFGSPTKFKIPSIKFPNFGMKVTKSAVETSDVAVDVKGADMSLPHTELKLSTEPSDIKEPDVDRQKESVSMQFTNMDIQSEAKGSKFKLPKFGISLPEVKGPKIDIDKAEIDISIPEGKVQVTRPDSEVQARTPEVKVDMSVDKVNIPKTAAEIDISVPKSKVEVHPPDVEIQGVKGRINADLPKVDSKGLEVKMKTPGFSFPGIGISKPDIKFPKGEVSLPNVDVSLPQGSIEIERPSTDVAVSVEDAEQKGKSKLGSPTKFKLPSISLPKLEAKVQKASIEVSDVDFDVKGPEINLPEGEMKLSAEPLSVDIKWPDLDKELKPLSVEMKGPDIQMKEQGSKFKLPKFGISHPEIKGPTLDVSSDKAEFDISIPKAKVEVHPPDVEVQGVTAGINIDLPEVDSKETEVKMKTPGFSFPGIGFSKPDIKDAKGEVSLPNVDVSLPEGSIEIERPSTDVAVSMEDAEQKGKSKFGSPTKFKLPSINLPKFGIKGPKASVEVSGVDVDVKGPEIKLPEGELKLSAEPLSVDIKGPDAGKDLKPLSVEMKGPDIQMKEQGGKIQFPKFGISLPEIKGPTFGVRSDKAEIDISIPNAKVEAHPPDVEVQGVTSEIKVDLPEIDSKDTEVKMKSPGFSFPGIGISKPEFKVPKGEVSLPNVDVSLPQGSIEIERPSTDVAVSMEDAEQKGKSKFGSPTKFKLPSINLPKFGIKGPKASVEVSGVDVDVKGPEIKLPEGELKLSAEPLSVDIKGPDAGKDLKPLSVEMKGPDIQMKEQGGKIQFPKFGISLPEIKGPKLDVSSDKAEIDISVPKAKVEVHPPDVEVQGVTAGINIDLPEIDSKDTEVKMKTPGFSFPGIGISKPEFKVPKGEVSLPNVDVSLPEGSIEIERPSTDVAVSVEDAEQKGKSKFGSPTKFKLPSINLPKFGIKGPKASVEVSGVDVDVKGPEINLPEGEIKLSAEPLSVDIKGPDADKELKPLSVELKDHDIQMKEQGGKFKLPKFGISLPEIKGPKLDVSSDKAEIDISVPKAKVEVHPPEVEVQGVTAGINIDLPEIDSKDTEVKMKTPGFSFPGIGISKPEFKVPKGEVSLPNVDVSLPEGSIEIERPSTDVAVSVEDAEQKGKSKFGSPTKFKLPSINLPKFGIKGPKASVEVSGVDVDVKGPEINLPEGEIKLSAEPLSVDIKGPDADKELKPLSVELKDQDIQMKEQGGKFKLPKFGISLPEIKGPKLDVSSDKAEIDISVPMAKVEVHPPDVEVQGVSAGINIDLPEMDSKDTEVKMKTPGFSFPGIGISKPEFKVPKGEVSLPNVDVSLPEGSIEIERPSTDVAVSVEDAEQKGKSKFGSPTKFKLPSINLPKFGIKGPKASVEVSGVDVDVKGPEINLPEGEIKLSAEPLSVDIKGPDADKELKPLSVELKDHDIQMKEQGGKFKLPKFGFSLPEIKGPKLDVSSDKAEIDISVPKAKVEVHPPDVEVQGVTAGINIDLPEIDSKDTEVKMKTPGFSFPGIGISKPEFKVPKGEVSLPNVDVSLPEGSIEIERPSTDVAVSVEDAEQKGKSKFGSPTKFKLPSINLPKFGIKGPKASVEVSGVDVDVKGPEINLPEGEIKLSGEPLSVDIKGPDADKELKPLSVELKDQDIQMKEQGGKFKLPKFGISLPEIKGPKLDVSSDKAEIDISVPKAKVEVHPPDVEVQGVTAGINIDLPEMDSKDTEVKMKSPGFSFPGIGISKPEFKVPKGEVSLPNVDVSLPEGSIEIERPSTDVAVSMEDAEQKGKSKFGSPTKFKLPSINLPKFGIKGPKASVEVSGVDVDVKGPEINLPEGEIKLSAEPLSVDIKGPDADKELKPLSVELKDQDIQMKEQGGKFKLPKFGISLPEIKGPKLDVSSDKAEIDISVPKAKVEVHPPDVEVQGVTAGINIDLPEMDSKDTEVKMKSPGFSFPGIGISKPEFKVPKGEVSLPNVDVSLPEGSIEIERPSTDVAVSMEDAEQKGKSKFGSPTKFKLPSINLPKFGIKGPKASVEVSGVDVDVKGPEINLPEGEIKLSAEPLSVDIKGPDADKELKPLSVELKDQDIQMKEQGGKFKLPKFGISLPEIKGPKLDVSSDKAEIDISVPKAKVEVHPPDVEVQGVTAGINIDLPEIDSKDTEVKMKTPGFSFPGIGISKPEFKVPKGEVSLPNVDVSLPEGSIEIERPSTDVAVSVEDAEQKGKSKFGSPTKFKLPSINLPKFGIKGPKASVEVSGVDVDVKGPEINLPEGEIKLSAEPLSVDIKGPDADKELKPLSVELKDQDIQMKEQGGKFKLPKFGISLPEIKGPKLDVSSDKAEIDISVPKAKVEVHPPDVEVQGVTAGINIDLPEIDSKDTEVKMKTPGFSFPGIGISKPEFKVPKGEVSLPNVDVSLPEGSIEIERPSTDVAVSVEDAEQKGKSKFGSPTKFKLPSINLPKFGIKGPKASVEVSGVDVDVKRPEINLPEGEIKLSAEPLSVDIKGPDADKELKPLSVELKDHDIQMKEQGGKFKLPKFGISLPEIKGPKLDVSSDKAEIDISVPKAKVEVHPPDVEVQGVTAGINIDLPEIDSKDTEVKMKTPGFSFPGIGISKPEFKVPKGEVSLPNVDVSLPEGSIEIERPSTDVAVSVEDAEQKGKSKFGSPTKFKLPSINLPKFGIKGPKASVEVSGVDVDVKGPEINLPEGEIKLSAEPLSVDIKGPDADKGLKPLSVEFKDQDIQMKEQGGKFKLPKFGISLPEIKGPKLDVSSDKAEIDISVPKAKVEVHPPDVEVQGVTAEIKVDLPEIDSKDTEVKMKSPGFSFPGIGFSKPEFKVPKGEVSLPNVDVSLPEGSTEIERPSTDVAVSVEDAEQKGKSKFGSPTKFKLPSINLPKFGIKGPKASVEISGVDVDVKRPEINLPEGEIKLSAEPLSVDIKGPDADKELKPLSVEIKDQDIQMKEQGGKFKLPKFGISLPEIKGPTLDVSSDKAEIDISVPKAKVEVHPPDVEVQGVTAEMKVDLPEIDSKDTEVKMKTPGFSFPGIGISKPEVKVPKGEVSLPNVDVSLPEGSIEIERPSTDVTVSVEDAKQKGKSKFGSPTKFKLPSINFPKFGTKGPKASVEVSDVEPDISLPDAEINLSTEPLSVNIKGPDLDKEKSVSVEMKDQDIKTKEQGSTLKFPKFGISLSEVKGPKFDVTSDKAEIDISLPKAQLEVHPPDVEVQGVTVKADLPEVDSKDIDVKFTKLDCKANNDVAIAELYSQEGKCGDEDRVVDNNALDVVLEATQKYKQEVKMSKFILPSHGDVFSGFEVEFNMPNFDEIEETMKKYSDPLKHEHNIAVRGQLSTEYISKHEDGRAHEKLKTDQKQTQPESSDWFRFPKFPSTTKTAKGNEKVTFQFYKKTEHSTQGDINENESKKSFTRDTRDIDDDSVSPTLSLSSSDAFADVSSALTSEQMGLSLASPTKVKVKYCEPSANAEVSDVHGDIITSTARTEIISMEPHQPEKVNIPFSSETSSSSVDTLKQMSGHIVVSNVQNVSKTEHAAILTKVHTQTLPPEKATDSMFSVEETIMRTGHRIVEKHVVKEVFGDDKEKMFVTQRIQVFEGDSTEPISDDTASSIQKLRDSVHTEKIRFFEEAEPSQTTVMSTETLLRHADSSADENEGK